A genomic window from Lineus longissimus chromosome 17, tnLinLong1.2, whole genome shotgun sequence includes:
- the LOC135501419 gene encoding muscarinic acetylcholine receptor M5-like isoform X2, whose product MDNGTDTGPLPRSPWKLVLLLPIVIASILANILLLITVKYNKAFRHMPFYYLLSLGLLHTIMAIVGAPPEVFMDLRGDRAPYTYSCAVWVTLDTFFCNNIFLHLLGASLDAMLKTHNPFKYGRTRPKGATILKIGAPWTISLVQSTVMFAISRHDSGKLDGYVCFLQDANVHVLRFLLAYLFPLLIGFMFYIVSLLELKRHRSKTYWDYEKQTEVRALFKSSSMESLNHVEFSPAVENNSGGLINYSNSIFTLEREIRNFHNQDDDEVEENHQCGCKKRTRKRLPNDSVEDGADIIIELSPCPNPNCPNVKNHRRFAQNTNLMEHLDFNFSDENSAPNTKEVPLKSVRHRQIYLKRVLLTEERLSKILAMLYALNTILWSPYIIANLVHSMCTICQPGLSNTLFRNLKWAAYFSAIFSPFLYIVVSREVRNAYLRVVTGNACKKEATN is encoded by the exons ATGGATAACGGCACAGACACAGGACCCCTACCTCGAAGTCCATGGAAGTTAGTTCTACTCTTACCGATCGTCATCGCTTCCATTTTGGCAAACATTTTACTCCTGATCACAGTGAAATACAACAAAGCCTTCCGTCATATGCCTTTCTACTACCTGCTATCGCTGGGCTTGCTGCACACTATCATGGCCATCGTGGGGGCACCACCAGAGGTTTTCATGGATCTACGAG GTGACAGAGCCCCCTACACCTACTCCTGCGCCGTCTGGGTGACCTTGGACACTTTCTTCTGCAATAACATTTTCCTACATCTGCTGGGGGCCAGCCTCGACGCAATGCTGAAGACACACAACccattcaaatatggccgcacACGCCCTAAAGGCGCAACAATATTGAAAATTGGTGCACCATGGACGATATCGCTCGTACAGAGTACTGTTATGTTTGCAATTTCCCGTCACGATTCAGGCAAGTTGGACGGATATGTGTGTTTTTTACAAGATGCCAATGTTCACGTCTTGCGCTTTCTTTTGGCCTATCTTTTCCCACTATTGATAGGGTTCATGTTCTATATAGTGAGTTTGTTAGAGCTGAAGAGACATCGCTCAAAGACTTATTGGGACTACGAAAAACAAACTGAGGTACGCGCATTATTCAAAAGCAGTTCTATGGAGTCGTTAAATCATGTTGAATTTTCTCCCGCTGTTGAAAATAACTCAGGCGGCCTGATAAACTATTCGAATAGTATATTTACGCTCGAGCGTGAAATACGAAACTTTCACAaccaggatgatgatgaggttgAGGAAAACCATCAATGTGGTTGTAAAAAGCGTACGAGGAAACGATTACCTAACGACTCAGTGGAAGATGGCGCAGATATCATTATCGAACTATCGCCATGTCCAAACCCAAACTGTCCCAATGTGAAAAATCATCGGCGATTCGCCCAAAATACAAACCTCATGGAACATCTTGATTTCAATTTCTCAGATGAGAATTCTGCTCCTAACACTAAGGAAGTACCGTTAAAAAGTGTCCGCCATCGTCAGATTTATCTAAAACGCGTCCTCCTCACCGAAGAGCGCTTGTCCAAAATCCTCGCCATGTTGTACGCATTGAATACGATTCTGTGGTCACCGTATATCATAGCCAATCTTGTCCATAGTATGTGTACTATTTGTCAGCCAGGCTTGTCGAACACGCTGTTTAGGAATTTGAAATGGGCGGCGTActtctctgctattttttcaCCGTTTTTGTACATTGTTGTTAGCAGGGAGGTGCGGAATGCATACCTGAGGGTGGTGACAGGAAACGCTTGCAAGAAGGAGGCAACAAACTAA
- the LOC135501419 gene encoding muscarinic acetylcholine receptor M5-like isoform X1, translating into MSDKLMDAMNSGFVVGAIHVAGLRMDNGTDTGPLPRSPWKLVLLLPIVIASILANILLLITVKYNKAFRHMPFYYLLSLGLLHTIMAIVGAPPEVFMDLRGDRAPYTYSCAVWVTLDTFFCNNIFLHLLGASLDAMLKTHNPFKYGRTRPKGATILKIGAPWTISLVQSTVMFAISRHDSGKLDGYVCFLQDANVHVLRFLLAYLFPLLIGFMFYIVSLLELKRHRSKTYWDYEKQTEVRALFKSSSMESLNHVEFSPAVENNSGGLINYSNSIFTLEREIRNFHNQDDDEVEENHQCGCKKRTRKRLPNDSVEDGADIIIELSPCPNPNCPNVKNHRRFAQNTNLMEHLDFNFSDENSAPNTKEVPLKSVRHRQIYLKRVLLTEERLSKILAMLYALNTILWSPYIIANLVHSMCTICQPGLSNTLFRNLKWAAYFSAIFSPFLYIVVSREVRNAYLRVVTGNACKKEATN; encoded by the exons TGGCAGGCCTCAGGATGGATAACGGCACAGACACAGGACCCCTACCTCGAAGTCCATGGAAGTTAGTTCTACTCTTACCGATCGTCATCGCTTCCATTTTGGCAAACATTTTACTCCTGATCACAGTGAAATACAACAAAGCCTTCCGTCATATGCCTTTCTACTACCTGCTATCGCTGGGCTTGCTGCACACTATCATGGCCATCGTGGGGGCACCACCAGAGGTTTTCATGGATCTACGAG GTGACAGAGCCCCCTACACCTACTCCTGCGCCGTCTGGGTGACCTTGGACACTTTCTTCTGCAATAACATTTTCCTACATCTGCTGGGGGCCAGCCTCGACGCAATGCTGAAGACACACAACccattcaaatatggccgcacACGCCCTAAAGGCGCAACAATATTGAAAATTGGTGCACCATGGACGATATCGCTCGTACAGAGTACTGTTATGTTTGCAATTTCCCGTCACGATTCAGGCAAGTTGGACGGATATGTGTGTTTTTTACAAGATGCCAATGTTCACGTCTTGCGCTTTCTTTTGGCCTATCTTTTCCCACTATTGATAGGGTTCATGTTCTATATAGTGAGTTTGTTAGAGCTGAAGAGACATCGCTCAAAGACTTATTGGGACTACGAAAAACAAACTGAGGTACGCGCATTATTCAAAAGCAGTTCTATGGAGTCGTTAAATCATGTTGAATTTTCTCCCGCTGTTGAAAATAACTCAGGCGGCCTGATAAACTATTCGAATAGTATATTTACGCTCGAGCGTGAAATACGAAACTTTCACAaccaggatgatgatgaggttgAGGAAAACCATCAATGTGGTTGTAAAAAGCGTACGAGGAAACGATTACCTAACGACTCAGTGGAAGATGGCGCAGATATCATTATCGAACTATCGCCATGTCCAAACCCAAACTGTCCCAATGTGAAAAATCATCGGCGATTCGCCCAAAATACAAACCTCATGGAACATCTTGATTTCAATTTCTCAGATGAGAATTCTGCTCCTAACACTAAGGAAGTACCGTTAAAAAGTGTCCGCCATCGTCAGATTTATCTAAAACGCGTCCTCCTCACCGAAGAGCGCTTGTCCAAAATCCTCGCCATGTTGTACGCATTGAATACGATTCTGTGGTCACCGTATATCATAGCCAATCTTGTCCATAGTATGTGTACTATTTGTCAGCCAGGCTTGTCGAACACGCTGTTTAGGAATTTGAAATGGGCGGCGTActtctctgctattttttcaCCGTTTTTGTACATTGTTGTTAGCAGGGAGGTGCGGAATGCATACCTGAGGGTGGTGACAGGAAACGCTTGCAAGAAGGAGGCAACAAACTAA